In Polaribacter sp. Hel_I_88, the following proteins share a genomic window:
- a CDS encoding FadR/GntR family transcriptional regulator, with amino-acid sequence MKLEALSKSDNSVIQKNIISKIKDLINFKNLEPGDKLPSERMLSEKFEVSRGNVREAIQKLEFYGLLKSIPQSGTFVANIGVIAMNGMIEDILRLEEPEFKSLVETRILLELKTVRLASTRRTEEDLKKLEQALHAYRDKVLNGEDAVQEDLLFHLAIAKASGNSTMNNFMLIIIPEIITNFQKYHVCDAGLSRRGITDHQAIFDAIKSQDPQLAKQKMKEHFKELYMYCYNLT; translated from the coding sequence ATGAAACTAGAGGCTCTTTCAAAATCTGACAACTCTGTTATTCAAAAAAATATAATATCTAAAATTAAAGATTTAATAAACTTTAAAAATTTAGAACCAGGAGATAAATTACCTTCTGAAAGAATGTTGTCGGAAAAATTCGAAGTATCTAGAGGCAATGTTAGAGAAGCAATACAAAAACTAGAATTTTACGGTCTTCTGAAATCGATTCCACAAAGTGGCACATTTGTAGCAAATATTGGAGTAATTGCTATGAATGGAATGATAGAGGACATTTTAAGATTAGAAGAACCAGAATTTAAATCTTTAGTTGAAACAAGAATCTTATTAGAATTAAAAACGGTAAGATTAGCATCAACAAGAAGAACTGAAGAAGACTTAAAAAAGTTAGAGCAGGCTTTGCATGCTTACAGAGATAAAGTTTTAAATGGCGAAGATGCTGTTCAAGAAGATTTATTATTTCATTTAGCTATTGCAAAAGCAAGTGGTAATAGTACTATGAATAATTTTATGTTAATAATTATTCCTGAGATTATTACAAATTTTCAAAAGTATCATGTGTGTGATGCAGGTTTGTCTAGAAGAGGTATCACAGACCATCAAGCAATTTTTGATGCAATTAAAAGCCAAGATCCACAATTGGCTAAACAAAAAATGAAAGAACATTTTAAAGAATTGTATATGTATTGTTATAATTTGACATAG
- a CDS encoding MFS transporter: MKVKGLRWWVVGLVALAAVINYIDRQAFGALWPDIANDLFPEMDKDGHKAIYGTISTVFIISYAAGQALFGKIFDWIGTRIGFALSIGVWSIATFLHAFAQGLLSFSIFRSILGIAEAGNWPGAAKANAEWFPTNERALAQGIFNSGAAVGGIVAYPVIGLLSVYFDWQAIFIVVAVLGFLWLLPWLFIVKGVPNAHPWLSETEKLYILSGQKNQEIDEEGNYEEEYTPDTKKLFKHKESWGVVIASAAIDPIWWLFIVWIPIYLSEVFGMDVKEIAFSAWVPYVGAMIGAIFGGLLAKNRLSSGWSVDKTRKMTITLGCAIMIPCFFLLKDPGTAINAVIIMAVLLFGFQVAIGNIQTLPSDLFSGKIVGTLSGFAGMAAKLGAAGLTILVTFITTGGNYTPAFLIGGALAIIALLAVWVLCPKIAPLKEK, encoded by the coding sequence ATGAAAGTAAAAGGTTTAAGATGGTGGGTTGTTGGTCTTGTGGCTTTAGCAGCAGTTATCAATTATATAGATAGACAAGCATTTGGAGCTTTATGGCCAGATATTGCAAATGACTTGTTTCCAGAAATGGATAAAGATGGTCATAAAGCAATTTATGGAACAATATCAACAGTATTTATAATCTCTTATGCTGCAGGACAAGCTTTATTTGGTAAAATTTTTGATTGGATAGGCACAAGAATAGGTTTTGCACTTTCAATTGGGGTTTGGTCAATAGCTACATTTCTTCATGCATTTGCCCAAGGCTTATTAAGTTTTTCAATATTTAGATCAATATTAGGTATTGCAGAAGCTGGTAACTGGCCTGGTGCTGCAAAAGCTAATGCTGAGTGGTTTCCAACAAATGAAAGAGCACTTGCACAAGGTATTTTTAATTCTGGAGCAGCTGTTGGAGGCATAGTAGCGTATCCTGTAATTGGTTTATTGTCAGTCTATTTTGATTGGCAAGCAATATTTATAGTGGTTGCTGTTCTTGGTTTTTTATGGTTATTACCTTGGTTGTTTATCGTAAAAGGTGTGCCAAATGCACATCCTTGGTTATCTGAAACTGAAAAATTATATATACTTTCTGGACAAAAAAATCAAGAAATTGATGAAGAAGGTAACTACGAAGAAGAATACACACCAGATACTAAAAAATTATTTAAACACAAGGAAAGTTGGGGTGTTGTAATAGCTTCAGCAGCAATTGATCCAATTTGGTGGCTTTTTATTGTTTGGATACCAATTTATTTATCCGAAGTTTTTGGAATGGATGTAAAAGAAATAGCATTCTCAGCCTGGGTACCTTATGTTGGAGCAATGATAGGAGCAATTTTTGGAGGTTTGCTTGCTAAAAATAGATTGTCATCTGGCTGGTCTGTAGATAAAACAAGAAAAATGACAATCACTTTGGGTTGTGCCATTATGATTCCTTGCTTTTTTCTATTAAAAGATCCAGGAACAGCAATTAATGCAGTAATTATTATGGCTGTTTTACTTTTTGGTTTTCAAGTTGCAATCGGAAACATACAAACGTTGCCAAGTGATTTATTTAGTGGCAAAATTGTTGGTACACTTTCTGGCTTTGCAGGTATGGCTGCCAAACTTGGTGCAGCAGGATTAACCATTTTAGTAACGTTTATAACAACAGGAGGTAACTACACACCTGCATTTTTAATTGGTGGTGCATTAGCCATAATAGCATTATTAGCTGTTTGGGTATTATGCCCCAAAATAGCACCTTTAAAAGAGAAATAA
- a CDS encoding SDR family NAD(P)-dependent oxidoreductase, translating to MSNTNGNVAIITGATGGIGFEVAKRLGKDGYIVILNGIDDAAGAERLKELTDSGITAEYYGFDVTDEHAVTSHITKIGEKYGKIDVLVNNAGGLGGRSRFEEMTTEFYRFVMALNLDSAFFASRAAIPFLKKSDNASIINYTSNAGWNAGGPGAGIYGTSKAGVHAITRALAKDLAEYGIRVNAVSPGTIDTPFHAQIKETKPEVFASWANNIMLGRLGKPEDVAGVVSFLASKDAAFITAETIQVGGGQALGI from the coding sequence ATGAGTAATACAAATGGTAATGTAGCAATTATAACAGGAGCTACAGGAGGAATAGGTTTTGAAGTAGCAAAAAGATTAGGTAAAGATGGCTACATTGTTATTTTAAATGGTATTGATGATGCAGCTGGAGCTGAAAGATTAAAAGAGCTAACAGATAGTGGAATTACAGCTGAGTATTATGGTTTTGATGTTACAGATGAACATGCAGTAACTTCTCATATTACTAAAATAGGAGAAAAGTACGGAAAAATTGATGTGTTGGTTAACAATGCTGGTGGTTTAGGAGGTAGATCTCGTTTTGAAGAAATGACAACTGAATTTTATAGGTTTGTAATGGCTTTGAATTTAGATTCAGCATTTTTTGCTTCTAGAGCAGCAATTCCTTTCTTAAAGAAAAGTGATAATGCATCAATCATAAATTATACTTCGAACGCTGGTTGGAATGCTGGTGGACCTGGAGCAGGAATTTATGGAACTTCAAAAGCAGGTGTGCATGCAATTACTAGAGCATTGGCTAAAGATTTAGCAGAATATGGAATTAGAGTAAATGCAGTTTCTCCTGGAACTATAGATACTCCATTTCATGCACAAATTAAAGAAACAAAACCAGAGGTTTTTGCTTCTTGGGCAAACAATATTATGTTAGGTAGATTAGGAAAACCAGAAGATGTTGCTGGAGTGGTTTCTTTTTTAGCTAGCAAAGATGCTGCTTTTATTACAGCAGAAACTATACAAGTTGGTGGTGGACAAGCTTTAGGAATTTAA
- a CDS encoding DMT family transporter — protein MKTNQAILYMVFSVIAFAMMNAVVKYLSTFNVYQIVFFRSVGTLVITVPIVLKQKIPFFGNDKKKWMLLRGIAGVISLTCFFQSLNYLSVGTAVSLRYTSPIFAAIFAFIFLKEKIKPIQWLLFLIAFIGVLIIKGFGTNMDSVGLILVMISAIFLGVIFVVIRKIGDKESPLVIINYFMIMAFVFGGILSINNWKQPTSTEWLLLLSLGFFGYIGQLYMTKAFQSDETSMVAPLKYLEVIFMIIIGALWFDEIYNFWTLFGIFLILLGLVYNIYLKKKKNNA, from the coding sequence ATGAAAACGAATCAGGCAATTTTATATATGGTTTTTAGTGTTATTGCCTTTGCAATGATGAATGCTGTTGTAAAATATTTATCAACATTTAATGTATATCAAATTGTTTTTTTTAGATCTGTAGGAACTTTAGTGATTACAGTACCCATTGTTTTAAAACAAAAAATACCATTTTTTGGAAACGATAAAAAAAAATGGATGCTACTTAGAGGTATTGCAGGTGTAATCTCATTAACCTGTTTTTTTCAATCTTTAAACTATTTATCTGTTGGCACAGCTGTTTCACTTCGTTATACTTCACCTATTTTTGCTGCTATTTTTGCTTTTATCTTTTTAAAAGAAAAAATTAAACCAATTCAATGGTTACTATTTCTTATTGCTTTTATTGGAGTATTAATTATAAAAGGTTTTGGAACAAATATGGATTCTGTGGGGTTGATATTGGTCATGATTTCAGCAATTTTTCTTGGAGTTATTTTTGTCGTAATTCGTAAAATTGGCGATAAAGAAAGTCCATTAGTAATTATAAATTACTTTATGATCATGGCTTTTGTTTTTGGCGGAATTTTATCCATAAATAACTGGAAACAACCAACATCAACAGAATGGTTATTGCTATTAAGTTTGGGTTTTTTTGGGTATATAGGTCAATTATATATGACCAAAGCCTTTCAGTCTGATGAAACTAGCATGGTTGCTCCATTAAAATATTTAGAAGTTATCTTTATGATTATAATCGGCGCTTTATGGTTTGATGAAATTTATAATTTTTGGACATTGTTCGGAATTTTTTTAATACTGTTAGGTTTAGTATATAACATCTATCTAAAAAAGAAAAAGAATAATGCCTGA
- a CDS encoding RNA polymerase sigma factor RpoD/SigA produces MRQLKISKQVTNRDAKSLDKYFQEISKIGLITADEEVELALKIKKGDGKALDQLVKANLRFVVSVAKQYQNQGLKLSDLINEGNLGLVKAAKRFDETRGFKFISYAVWWIRQSIMSALADQSRIVRLPLNKIGSISKIKKIYSKLEQRNERIPTYVEIANELDTTVNSVEQSMKNSGRHLSMDAPFREGEDSNLYNVLQSGESPRPDNELMKQSLTTEIDRALGTLSHKEAKVIKMFYGIGRKSPCSLAEIGEQFDLTRERVRQVKQRAIRRLQNKSKTEVLRYYLG; encoded by the coding sequence ATGAGACAACTTAAAATAAGTAAACAAGTAACCAATCGTGATGCAAAATCTTTAGATAAATATTTTCAAGAAATTAGTAAAATTGGCTTAATAACTGCTGATGAAGAAGTTGAACTAGCTTTGAAAATAAAAAAAGGAGATGGTAAAGCATTAGATCAATTGGTAAAAGCGAACTTACGATTTGTTGTTTCTGTAGCAAAACAATACCAAAATCAAGGTTTAAAATTATCGGATTTAATTAACGAAGGTAATTTAGGTTTGGTTAAAGCTGCCAAACGTTTTGATGAAACTAGAGGTTTTAAGTTTATTTCTTATGCTGTTTGGTGGATTCGCCAATCGATTATGTCTGCATTAGCAGATCAATCTAGAATTGTACGTTTGCCTTTAAATAAGATTGGAAGTATTAGTAAGATTAAAAAAATATACTCGAAATTAGAACAACGCAATGAGAGAATACCTACGTATGTAGAAATTGCGAACGAACTAGATACCACTGTAAATAGCGTAGAGCAAAGTATGAAAAACTCTGGTAGACATCTTTCTATGGATGCTCCTTTTAGAGAAGGAGAAGACTCTAATTTGTACAATGTTTTACAGTCTGGAGAATCGCCAAGACCAGATAACGAACTAATGAAACAATCTTTAACTACTGAAATTGATAGAGCTTTAGGTACTTTGTCTCATAAAGAAGCTAAAGTTATTAAAATGTTTTATGGTATTGGGCGTAAATCTCCATGTAGTTTAGCAGAAATAGGTGAACAGTTCGATTTAACAAGAGAACGTGTAAGACAAGTAAAACAAAGAGCTATTAGACGTTTACAAAACAAATCGAAAACAGAAGTTTTACGATATTATTTAGGATAA
- a CDS encoding phage holin family protein, producing the protein MKTFLKILLTALAVILLANILPGVAVAGYVSAIVVAIVVALLNMIVRPLLIFLTLPATLITFGLFIFVINAIIILLADKLIDGFTVTGFWAALFFSILLSIFRSFLFSLLEDKKQ; encoded by the coding sequence ATGAAAACATTTCTAAAAATTTTATTAACAGCATTGGCAGTTATACTTTTGGCTAATATTTTACCAGGTGTAGCAGTTGCTGGTTATGTTTCTGCTATAGTTGTGGCCATTGTAGTTGCCTTGTTAAATATGATTGTTAGACCACTTTTAATCTTTTTAACATTACCTGCAACTCTTATAACTTTTGGATTATTCATTTTTGTAATTAATGCAATTATAATTTTATTGGCAGATAAATTAATTGATGGTTTTACAGTTACAGGTTTTTGGGCAGCGCTTTTCTTTAGTATTTTACTGTCTATATTTAGATCGTTTTTATTTTCTTTGTTAGAGGATAAAAAACAATAA
- a CDS encoding L-threonylcarbamoyladenylate synthase produces the protein MSIISKDIQKAISLLENEELVAIPTETVYGLAGNIFSEKAIKRIFETKKRPFFNPLIVHISSVDALETIVSEIPEKARILANTFWPGSMTLVLKKNKNIPDIITAGKDTVAVRVPNHPVTLSLLEQLPFPLAAPSANPFNNISPTKPEHVENYFKNDLKMVLDGGFCKNGIESTIIGFENDEPIIYRLGALSLEDIEAVVGKISIKNKKEENPDAPGMLNKHYSPKTQTVLTTDIVSEIEKHSTKKIGVLTFDTFYKSDKIDTQIILSEEKNLHEAASKLYDSLHQLDSLNLDVIIVEKMPNFGLGKSMNDRLERAAFID, from the coding sequence ATGAGCATTATTTCTAAAGACATACAGAAAGCAATTTCGTTATTAGAAAACGAAGAGTTGGTTGCAATTCCTACAGAAACTGTGTATGGTTTGGCTGGTAATATTTTTAGCGAAAAAGCCATAAAACGTATTTTCGAAACTAAAAAGCGTCCGTTTTTTAATCCTTTAATTGTACATATTTCTTCAGTTGATGCGTTGGAAACGATTGTTAGCGAAATTCCTGAAAAAGCGAGAATATTAGCCAATACTTTCTGGCCTGGTTCTATGACATTGGTGTTGAAAAAGAACAAGAATATTCCAGATATAATTACTGCTGGTAAAGATACTGTTGCAGTACGTGTGCCAAATCATCCTGTAACTTTATCGCTTTTAGAGCAATTGCCTTTCCCTTTGGCAGCACCAAGTGCCAACCCTTTTAACAATATTAGTCCAACAAAACCTGAACACGTAGAAAATTACTTTAAAAATGATCTCAAAATGGTTTTGGATGGTGGTTTTTGTAAAAATGGTATAGAATCTACGATTATCGGTTTTGAAAATGATGAACCCATAATTTACAGATTGGGTGCTTTGTCTTTAGAAGATATTGAAGCTGTTGTTGGTAAAATATCCATCAAAAATAAAAAGGAAGAAAATCCTGATGCTCCTGGAATGTTGAACAAACATTATTCGCCAAAAACACAAACAGTTTTAACGACTGATATTGTTTCAGAAATTGAAAAACATTCCACAAAAAAAATAGGTGTTTTAACTTTCGATACTTTTTATAAAAGCGATAAAATTGATACTCAGATTATTTTATCCGAAGAAAAAAACTTACATGAAGCTGCATCAAAATTGTACGACAGTTTGCATCAATTAGATTCTTTAAATTTAGATGTAATTATTGTAGAAAAAATGCCAAATTTCGGCTTAGGAAAATCGATGAACGATCGTTTAGAAAGAGCTGCTTTTATAGACTAA
- a CDS encoding RluA family pseudouridine synthase — protein MKHFLHFKSDISKISLPDKFTFPFYYDAHPLAVFAAEEIHHYLENQTDFKHNFGINSTLDELPVGKMFGVLVVKNKNNEIGYLAAFSGKLADKSLPEKFVPPVFNMRTEGSFYMKGEGEIDKINEELSNLKKDKNYIVTKKANKKLHQTVADDLEHQRKKMKLSKKDRKLRKKNATGILNDFDFKKLTEKLTQESYNDQFFYKELVEYYQTKIEKSDKELAFFEDRIAFLKKERREKSNFLQQTLFSKYAFLNQQKELKSLLAIFDDPTIKPPAGSGECAAPKLLNYAFANDLTPICMAEFWWGISPNSAIRKHKNYYPACQSRCKPILNHMLQGIEMEKNLLLENLSEDKKLDIIFEDDVLIVVNKPAEFLSVPGKTIQDSVYSRIKEQYPTASGPLIVHRLDMSTSGILLLTKTKEANKVLQAQFINRTVKKRYVALLNGDLSTKKGTIKLPIRVDLDDRPKQLVDFVHGKNAETNWEIIQKENGKTRVYFYPITGRTHQLRVHSAHKNGLNMPILGDDLYGKKANRLHLHAQFIEFLHPTTHKKMSFTVDADF, from the coding sequence TTGAAACACTTTCTACATTTTAAATCTGATATTTCTAAAATTAGTCTTCCAGATAAATTTACGTTTCCTTTTTATTATGATGCTCATCCTTTAGCGGTTTTTGCAGCAGAAGAAATTCACCATTATTTAGAAAATCAAACAGATTTTAAACACAATTTTGGCATCAATTCAACTTTGGATGAATTGCCAGTTGGTAAGATGTTTGGAGTTTTGGTGGTAAAAAATAAAAATAATGAAATTGGCTATTTAGCGGCTTTTTCTGGCAAGTTGGCTGATAAAAGTTTGCCAGAAAAATTTGTTCCTCCTGTGTTTAATATGAGAACTGAAGGTAGTTTTTACATGAAAGGTGAAGGTGAAATTGATAAAATTAATGAAGAATTAAGTAACCTAAAGAAAGATAAAAACTACATCGTTACTAAAAAAGCAAATAAAAAATTACATCAAACAGTTGCTGATGATTTAGAACATCAACGCAAAAAAATGAAACTTTCTAAAAAAGATAGAAAACTTAGAAAGAAAAATGCAACAGGTATTTTAAATGATTTCGATTTTAAAAAGTTAACTGAAAAACTAACACAAGAAAGTTATAACGATCAGTTTTTTTATAAAGAACTAGTAGAATATTATCAAACAAAAATTGAAAAATCAGATAAAGAATTGGCTTTTTTTGAAGATAGAATTGCATTTCTTAAAAAGGAACGAAGGGAAAAATCGAACTTTTTACAACAAACTTTATTCAGTAAATATGCATTTTTAAATCAACAAAAAGAATTAAAAAGTTTGTTAGCTATTTTTGATGATCCAACTATAAAACCTCCTGCAGGTTCTGGAGAATGTGCTGCTCCAAAATTATTAAATTATGCGTTTGCAAACGATTTAACACCAATTTGTATGGCAGAATTTTGGTGGGGAATTTCGCCTAATTCAGCTATTAGAAAACACAAAAACTACTATCCTGCTTGCCAAAGTAGATGCAAACCCATTTTAAACCACATGTTGCAAGGAATTGAAATGGAGAAAAATTTGTTGCTAGAAAATTTATCCGAAGACAAAAAACTTGACATTATTTTTGAAGATGATGTTTTAATTGTAGTCAACAAACCTGCTGAATTTTTATCTGTTCCAGGTAAGACAATTCAAGATTCTGTATATAGTAGAATTAAAGAGCAATACCCAACAGCATCTGGCCCCTTAATTGTGCATAGATTGGACATGTCTACCTCTGGTATTTTACTGTTGACAAAAACAAAAGAAGCCAATAAAGTTTTACAAGCACAGTTTATAAATAGAACTGTAAAAAAACGCTATGTTGCTTTGTTAAATGGAGATTTATCAACAAAAAAAGGCACTATAAAACTGCCAATTAGAGTAGATTTAGATGACAGGCCAAAACAATTGGTAGATTTTGTGCATGGAAAAAATGCAGAAACCAATTGGGAAATCATCCAAAAAGAAAATGGAAAAACTCGAGTTTATTTTTATCCAATTACTGGCAGAACACATCAATTACGAGTGCATTCAGCTCATAAAAATGGTTTAAATATGCCTATTTTGGGTGATGATTTGTATGGTAAAAAAGCAAATAGATTGCATTTGCATGCGCAATTTATTGAATTTTTGCACCCAACAACCCACAAAAAAATGAGTTTTACAGTTGATGCTGATTTTTAA
- the polA gene encoding DNA polymerase I, which translates to MADQKRLFLVDAYALIFRGYYAFIKNPRINSKGLDTSAIMGFMNSLLDVIKRERPDHLAVCFDKGGSVDRVEMFEEYKANRDVTPEPIKDAIPFIYEILKAMHIPIMVKEGFEADDVIGTLSKQAEKEGYQTFMVTPDKDFAQLVSENIFMYKPRFGGGYDIWGVPEVLAKFEITDPLQVIDFLGMMGDSSDNIPGLPGVGEKTAKKFLAQFGSMENLLENTDQLKGKMKEKVEAAKELGLLSKKLATIMLDVPVTFNAKDFTLDQPDIEKVTEIFNELEFRNLLTNFLKTFAEENAERVNSAENTTDEKSTSKKSVPPVEGQFDLFAAPGAGSISEAQTASGFKNIENTNHFYQHIDSPFSRKLLIDKLMQQNSVCFDTETTGLKALEVELIGIAFSFEAGKGYYVSFPENQEETATILEEFRPFFESQEIEKIGHNLKYDIKVLSNYKMPVKGKLFDTMIAHYLINPDMRHNMDVLAETYLNYQPVSITDLIGKKGKNQLSMRDVPIKDQTEYAVEDADITYQLKEHFAGELETGNVTKLFNDVELPLVSVLTAMEIEGININTEFLNELSVALTDDINRLEKNIYELAGEEFNIASPKQLGIVLFENMKLVDKPKKTKTGQYKTGEDILSYLAKDHEIIRNIQEYRQYKKLQSTYVDALPNEINPKTGRIHTQYMQAVAATGRLSSNNPNLQNIPIRTERGREVRKAFIPRNNDHVLLAADYSQIELRIIAALSKEETMINAFKNGEDIHASTASKVFNVELKDVTREQRSNAKTVNFGIIYGVSAFGLSNQTDLSRSDAKELIDTYYETYPKLKAYMSSQVDFAREKGYVETVLNRRRYLKDINSRNAMVRSGAERNAVNAPIQGSAADIIKLAMINIHNRFEKEGFKSKMLLQVHDELVFDVPKDELEIVKPIIKFEMENAFKMEVPLDVEVGIGYNWLEAH; encoded by the coding sequence ATGGCAGATCAAAAAAGACTTTTTTTAGTGGATGCATACGCATTAATTTTTCGTGGATATTACGCATTTATAAAAAACCCAAGAATCAATAGCAAAGGATTAGATACTTCTGCAATTATGGGTTTTATGAACTCACTTTTAGATGTTATTAAACGTGAAAGACCAGATCATTTAGCAGTTTGTTTTGACAAAGGTGGCAGTGTAGATAGAGTTGAAATGTTTGAGGAATACAAAGCCAATAGAGATGTAACTCCAGAACCTATTAAAGACGCCATTCCATTTATTTATGAAATATTAAAAGCCATGCATATACCCATTATGGTAAAAGAAGGTTTTGAAGCAGATGATGTAATTGGCACACTTTCTAAGCAAGCAGAAAAAGAAGGCTACCAAACGTTTATGGTAACTCCAGATAAGGATTTTGCACAATTGGTTTCCGAAAATATTTTTATGTACAAACCACGTTTTGGAGGTGGTTATGATATTTGGGGCGTTCCAGAAGTGTTGGCTAAATTCGAAATTACAGATCCTTTACAAGTTATCGATTTTCTGGGAATGATGGGCGATTCTTCTGATAATATTCCTGGTTTACCTGGAGTTGGAGAAAAAACTGCCAAAAAGTTTTTAGCACAATTTGGTTCTATGGAAAACCTTTTGGAAAATACAGATCAGCTAAAAGGAAAAATGAAAGAAAAAGTAGAAGCTGCTAAAGAATTGGGCTTACTTTCTAAAAAATTAGCAACCATTATGTTAGATGTTCCTGTAACATTTAACGCCAAAGATTTTACATTAGATCAACCAGATATTGAAAAAGTTACCGAGATTTTTAATGAGTTAGAGTTTAGAAACTTATTAACCAACTTCTTAAAAACCTTCGCCGAAGAAAATGCAGAAAGAGTAAATTCAGCAGAAAATACTACCGATGAAAAATCTACCTCTAAAAAATCTGTACCACCAGTTGAAGGTCAGTTTGATTTATTTGCTGCTCCAGGAGCAGGAAGCATTTCAGAAGCACAAACTGCATCTGGTTTTAAAAATATAGAAAACACAAATCACTTTTATCAACATATAGATTCTCCTTTTTCTAGAAAATTGCTAATTGATAAATTGATGCAACAAAATTCAGTTTGTTTTGATACAGAAACTACAGGTTTAAAAGCGTTAGAAGTTGAACTTATTGGAATTGCTTTTTCTTTTGAAGCTGGCAAAGGATATTATGTTTCGTTTCCAGAAAATCAAGAGGAAACAGCAACAATTTTAGAAGAATTTAGACCATTTTTTGAATCCCAAGAAATTGAAAAAATTGGACATAATTTAAAGTATGATATCAAAGTTTTATCAAATTATAAAATGCCTGTAAAAGGAAAATTGTTTGATACTATGATTGCTCATTATTTGATCAACCCAGATATGAGGCATAATATGGATGTTTTGGCAGAAACCTATTTGAATTATCAACCAGTTTCAATTACTGATTTGATTGGTAAAAAAGGTAAAAATCAACTTTCTATGAGAGATGTTCCTATTAAAGATCAAACAGAATACGCTGTAGAAGATGCAGATATTACTTATCAATTAAAAGAACATTTTGCAGGCGAATTAGAAACTGGAAACGTAACAAAATTATTTAATGATGTAGAATTGCCTTTGGTTTCTGTATTAACAGCCATGGAAATTGAAGGAATAAACATCAACACAGAATTTTTAAACGAACTTTCTGTTGCATTGACTGATGACATCAACAGGCTTGAAAAAAACATTTACGAATTGGCAGGAGAAGAATTTAATATTGCTTCGCCTAAACAATTGGGAATCGTTCTTTTTGAAAACATGAAGTTAGTTGACAAACCTAAAAAGACAAAAACGGGTCAGTATAAAACTGGCGAAGATATTTTATCGTATTTGGCAAAAGACCACGAAATTATCAGAAATATTCAGGAATATCGACAATATAAAAAATTACAAAGTACCTATGTTGATGCGTTGCCAAATGAAATCAACCCAAAAACTGGGCGAATTCACACACAATATATGCAAGCAGTTGCTGCAACAGGAAGGTTGAGTTCTAACAATCCGAACTTGCAAAACATTCCAATAAGAACAGAAAGAGGGCGTGAAGTGCGTAAAGCTTTTATCCCAAGAAATAATGATCATGTTTTGTTAGCAGCAGATTATTCTCAAATTGAATTGCGAATTATTGCAGCTTTAAGCAAAGAAGAAACCATGATTAACGCCTTTAAAAATGGAGAAGATATTCATGCTTCAACAGCCTCTAAAGTTTTTAATGTGGAACTTAAAGACGTAACTCGTGAGCAAAGAAGTAACGCAAAAACCGTCAATTTTGGAATTATTTACGGAGTTTCTGCTTTTGGATTGAGCAATCAAACAGATTTGAGCAGAAGTGATGCCAAAGAATTGATTGACACCTATTATGAAACGTATCCAAAACTGAAAGCCTATATGTCTAGTCAAGTTGATTTTGCTAGAGAAAAAGGCTATGTAGAAACTGTTTTAAACAGACGTAGATATTTAAAAGATATCAATTCTAGAAATGCGATGGTAAGAAGTGGAGCTGAAAGAAATGCTGTAAACGCCCCAATTCAAGGTTCTGCAGCAGACATTATTAAATTAGCGATGATTAATATTCATAATCGTTTTGAGAAAGAAGGTTTTAAATCTAAAATGTTATTGCAAGTGCATGATGAATTGGTTTTTGATGTGCCAAAAGACGAATTAGAAATTGTAAAACCAATTATTAAATTCGAAATGGAAAACGCCTTTAAAATGGAGGTCCCTTTAGATGTCGAAGTTGGTATTGGTTATAATTGGTTGGAAGCGCATTAG